The nucleotide sequence CTACTATTATTAATGACATTTCTGAGCAAGAGTTAAAAAACATTCGATACACATCTCAAGATAAAGAAGTTTCAACACAATTAATTCATATATTAGAAAGTATGAAAGAGGATATTGAAAATGAACGTGATAAGACCATAAAAATAAAAGACAGTTTATCTACCTTTAGAAGTAAAATAATGGGAGGCAAAGATAGCCAGAATGTCAATCATCATTCTATTTATCACGACATTCTTAACAAGAAAAGATTTATTAATGAGTTTTATACAGATAATAGTCGTTCACTTATTGAAGAACGAGATTTACTCGTTGAAGAAATAGAAATGCTCAAAGATGAATATAAACACTATATAGGTCTTGCATTTACGGGACTCGCGATTGGCATTATTGGTGTTATTATCACAGGTGGAATATTCGGGGCAAAAGCCGAAGCCATACGTAAAAAGAAAAATGAACTTATTCAAAAGGTGAAAGAAATCAATGCTGACATCGATATCTATGAAGGTTTATCTTTGCATTTAAATACATTTTATATTGAATTATCTGAAATAGAGCAATTTATTGAAGATGCAAATATGGCGTTAGAACATATTGAATATGTATGGCAAGCCATCTTAACAGAAATAGAAACATCAATAACGCATTTTAATAAAATTAACAATGCATTAGAGCTGATTAAATTTAGTATTTACCTAGAAAAAATTATCGCACCTTGGTATATGGTCATTGGTTACTCAAAGGAAATCTTACTCTCTTTTGATGATGCTCTTTCTACATTTTATTCATCTAAAGATTAACAAAAGGATATTGTTATGAATCATAATGAAAAACCCGTCAATTTAGAAGAATGTTTTAAACATAATCAATTATTTCATGCGCACAGAAATATTCTCTCTTTAAGTAATAGTAAATGTTATCTAGATAGTACACTTGAGGGAGAAGTCAATAATCTATTAGAAACAAACAATAAAAATATTGAACGCATTATTTATTTTTCACTTAGTTTAAAAAGCAGATTAAGGCAAAGTTTATTTAATGATATTTTTAAAACAATAAATGAAATTGACAATGAGATAAAAACAGGAAATCTTGATAATGAAATAAAAAATAAATTAGAAAAAAAAAGAAAAGAAATAATCAATATATTTTCAAATGAAATAGATGAAATAGAGAAAATGATAAATGAACATGGTCATTCACTTTCAATTGAAATCAATAAATTAAAAAATAAATTCCTCACAAATAAAGTAATGCCTTTTATCTATGATAAAGAAAATGATGTTAAAATATGTTCAGAAGAGATTATTACCTTAGAAAGTACATCAGAAAAAACAAAAAATGAGTTAGATATTATACGTGATAGTGAAGATATCTTACATAAAAGAAATTTTTTCGATCTTTTTAAAAACAAACTTCCTCAGCAACAACAAATTGATGTTCTTAATATTGAAACACAAGAAAAAAACGTTTTATCTTCATTGGTAAAAATACTGAATAATTTATTTTCCACGTTAGATACTGGCTTTTCTTATAGTAAAGTTGTTAAAACTCGGCATCAACTTACTTCGCTTTATTTATCACAAATAAAAAGTCTTCATCAATTAAAAACTAAGCAGCAAAAAATATTATTAAATATGAAACATCATTATAATATTATGGATATTGATTACTTTCTTCATATATTGATTAAACAGTTAACATTTCTATCTGAAAGTTGGCGGGAAATAGCCTTGAAAATATCAATTTTAGAAAACAACATCTTATTAAATGAAGAGATTATTATTCCTATCTTCTCATTTTTAGATGATTTCTCTTTATATTATGAGAGTGCAGACAAAATAAATATTTATCAATAATAATTAAAAAACGGCTCTATAAAAGAGCCGTTTTATTATTTAACGATTCGTTATTACGATTAGTTGATTGCTGGAGCAATAATCGCAAAATTCGTTAATTCAATAAGTGGTTGTGGCCATACCCCTAAGGCAATCACAACAACAGCACAGATTAGCGCAACAAATATTGCCATATTTTGTGATGTTGTTGAAATAGCTGGGGTGTTGTCATTGTCTGGTTTGCGTAAAAAGACAATAGCCGCAGCACGTAGGTAGTAGAATAAGCCAATTGCACTACCTAACACAACCATGCCTGTTAACCACCACAAGCTTGAGCTAATACCTGCAATGATGACATACAGTTTACCAATGAAGCCTAATGTAACTGGTACGCCTGCCAGTGATAGCATCATCAGTGACATCACCACAGCAACTACAGGGCGGCGCCAGAATAATCCGCGATAATCTTCCAGTGAATCCATTTCGCCTTCACGATAAGGACTTGACGCTACTGCAATAGCACCAAACGCCCCGAGACTTGCAAACAAGTAACCAGCCAAATAAATTTCAGCGGTTTCTTGTGCTAATACAGGGCTATATTGCAGCACAATTAATGCCACTAGTAGATAACCAAGGTGTGATACTGAAGAGTAACCCAATAAGCGTTTTACGCTCTTTTGCGTTAACGCCATGATGTTACCAAACAAGATAGAGGCAATTGCCATGAAACCTAAGATCATTCGTAAGGTTTCACTATCCGCAGCTGGCGCATCAAGGAATAAACGCATAACAACAGCAAAAATACCAATCTTACTTGCCGTCGCTAAGAACGCGCCAGTGGGTGCTGGTGCACCTTGGTAAACATCTGGTGTCCACAATTGGAATGGGAATAAAGATAATTTAAATCCAATTCCCACTAACATCATACCTAAACCTGCAAGTACTAATGGTTTATGGATATTGCTATCACTTAAACTTTGTCCCATTGCAGCAAAGGAGAGATCCCCTGCTTCTGCATAGAGAAGTGCCATACCAAATAGTAAGAAAGAAGAGGCTGCCGCAGAAAGCAGCATATATTTGATACCTGCTTCCAGTGATGGACGTTGTTGGAATGCGTAACCGATAAGACCAAACAGCGGTAATGTCAGTAATTCAATACCAATAAACATCGATGCAAAGTGGTGGGCAGACGAGAGTAAAATCCCTCCAACTACCGCAATCGCAATCAGCAGATAAAATTCTTCTTTGTTATCTTGATAGCCTTCTAACCAAGGATAAGCAAAAGCGATAGTTCCAATACCAGAAAGGATCACTAGTGCAGTAAAGAAGCTTGAGTATCCATCAACGTGATAAAGCGTGGTCACGTCCACTACGCCTAATGCATTAACGTAATAGAGCGAGCCCAGCGCAATGATGAAACCCGTAGCTGTCAAAGTGGCAATGGTAAAATGATCGCGTCGCCATGCAATGGACAGCATCACAACCACCACCGTCAATCCGACGATCAATAGCGGTAGCATTGCGATCAATTGTTCAGGAGTTATTGTCATGGCGAATTACGGCCTTACTGTTGAAATAGAAGCGGAATACCAAGTCTGGAGATTTTCCATCGCTGATATTGATGTGTCTAATACAGGTTGTGGGAAGAAGCCCAAAATAACCAGTAAAACAACCAATGTGATCAGGATAAAGAATTCTCTCAGATCTAACCCTTTATAGGTTCTTTCAGCTGTTTTCGGTGAACCATAGTAAGCCTGTTGCATCATCCACAGCGCGTAGACAGAAGCAAAGACTAAACCAAAGACCGAAATAATAGTGATCAGCTTAAAGTTACCATAAGTACCAAACAGGATCATAAACTCACCCACGAAGTTACCTGTTCCTGGCATACCTAAAGAGGCAACCGCAAAGAACAGTGAAAACGCAGGTAAGAAACGGATGCTTTTCCACAATCCACCCATTTGGTTCATATCACGCGTACCTAAACGCTCATACAGCATGCCACACATGATAAATAAACCCGCAGCTGACAAACCGTTGGTGATCATTTGAATAATCGCACCTTGGTAAGCCAATACAGAGCCGGCATAAATCGCAATCACGATAAAGCCCATGTGAGAAATACTACTGTAAGCCGCAAGACGTTTGATATCAGTCTGACGGAAGGCTAACAGTGCTGCATAGAATACGGTAATTAAACCTAACCACATCGCCACAGGTGCCAGTAACGCTGACGCTTCTGGGAAGAGTGGTAAGTTAAAACGTAATAGACCGTAAGCCGCTGTTTTTAGCAAAATACCTGATAAGTCAACAGAGCCTGCTGTTGGTGCTTCTGCGTGAGCATCCGCTAACCAGCCATGTACAGGTACGATAGGCATTTTTACTGCAAATGCAGCGAAGAAACCTAACATCAGAATAAATTGCAGTTCAGAGCCTAATACCGTATGTGCTTGTAATAAGGTATCGTAATTAAACGTCCAAATACCTGTTTCACGGTAGAAAGCAACCGCTAAACCGATAATGGCCAGCAACATTAACAAGCCACTTGCCTGTGTATAGATAAAGAATTTTGTTGCCGCACTGACGTGTGCTTTATCACTACTTCCTTTGTGTCCCCATAAAGAAATCAGGAAATACATTGGGATCAACATCATTTCCCAGAAGAAGAAGAATAAGAACAAGTCTGTCGCTAAAAATACGCCCATCACACCGGCTAAAATCCACAGCAGGTTAAAATGGAAAGCACCTTGTGATGGCTGATTTTCATTCCACGATGAAAGTACCGCTAAGATACCTAAAATCGCAGTTAATACAGTCATCAGCAATGACATACCATCAAGTGCAAATTGGATATTAATCCCTAAAGCAGGGATCCACGGCACAAAGAAAAACTCTGTCCAACGTGGTGCTCCATCAGCACTAAGTAGTTGATAATCGCCTTGCAACCAAAGTTGCACAGAAATAATGAGTGTTAATCCCATCGTCAGCAACGCAACCCAGCGAGGGACTTGCGAGCCGATTCGTTCAGCCTGCCAACTTAGCAGGCCACCGATGAAGGGAATAAGTATTAGCCAGGGTAATAACATGGCGCAATGTGTCCCTTAATTAAACCAGAAGCAGCAGAGCGATAACCAGCACTGCACCTAAACCGAGAGAAGCCGCATACCAACGTGCCAATCCATTCTCACTGAAACTTAATCCTTTATTGGTACCTTTAAGCAGGCAACCGAATAAATTAAAGAATTGGTTAACAGGATCATTTTGGATAAGCCACGCCGCCCCTTTATAAGGTTTGACAAACAGCACTTCATACAGCGCATCGAATCCCCAAGCATGGAACCACCATGTTGAGAAGAAACGACCTGTACGAGTATTAGCAACCTTAGAAACACATTGACGCTGTTTCAGGTATAACCATGCTGCAATGGCAACGCCTACTATCGCTACCACACCAGAAAGTGCTTCTAATACATATTTACCCTCATGTGATGCGCTTCCTTCAGGGAAAACAGCACCTAACGGTTGAGTAATTAACGCACCGATAAATGTTGATAACAGTGCTAATACCGCTAATGGGAAAGTATGCGCAAACCCTTTAACTTGGTGTGCTTCGGTTTTGGTTTCACCATGGAATACGATGAAAATCAAACGGAAGGTATAAAGTGACGTAAATAACGCACCAACTAAACCTGCAAGCATTAAGTTAAAATGCCCGTTTGAATACGCACCCCATAAGATTTCATCTTTACTGAAGAACCCTGCTGTTAACAGTGGTAATGCCGCTAATGCGCCACCACCAATTAGGAAACAAGCGTAAACAAATGGGATCTTCTTACGTAATCCGCCCATCTTAAAGATATTCTGTTCGTGGTGGCAGGCAACAATCACAGAGCCTGCAGATAAGAACAGTAATGCTTTAAAGAAAGCGTGAGTCATTAAGTGGAAAATTGCCGCATCCCATGCTTGAGCGCCTAAAGCCAAGAACATATAACCAATTTGGCTCATGGTTGAATAAGCAAGGATACGTTTGATATCGGTTTGTACTAAAGCCGCAAAGCCCGCTAACACTAATGTGACTGCACCAATAATACCGACTAATTCGAGTACTTCAGGTGCCATTAAGAATAACGCGTTACTACGTGCAACCAAGTATACACCTGCCGTAACCATCGTTGCGGCGTGGATTAATGCAGATACTGGTGTAGGGCCTGCCATCGCATCCGCTAACCATGTTTGTAATGGAAGCTGTGCTGATTTACCTACTGCACCGCCTAATACCATTAACATTGCCCAGTTAATGACGCTTGATCCTACTGCTAATTGCTCAGGAGCCAGTACTGCCATTTCACGGAAGCTCAATGTACCTAATTGGTCAAATAGGATAAACATACCGATAGCTAAGAACACATCACCGATACGCGTTACGATAAACGCTTTCATCGCAGCGGCACCATTAGCAGGATTGCTATAATAGAAACCAATTAACAGGTAACTACATAGACCAACCCCTTCCCACCCCATATACATCAGCATCATATTATCAGCCAGTACTAAGACAACCATACTTGCGATAAATAAGTTGGTATAAGCAAAGAAGCGAGAATATCCTTCTTCGCCACGCATATACCAAGATGCATACATATGAATAAGGAAGCCAACACCGGTAATCACACCCAGCATGGTTAATGAAAGACCATCAAGAACCAGTGTAAACGGAATATTGAAATTCCCTGCTGACATCCAGTTCCATAAAGTCAGAACATACGTTTCTTGCCCATTAGCAAAGAAATCCATACCTGCCCAAAGTGCAACAAGGGCAGATAGACCAACAGAACCTGTACCAATCCATGCTGATACGTTTTCAGACCAACGACCACGCGAGAAAGCGAGCAGTAAAAATCCCAGCAGTGGTAGCAGAATGGTTAAATAGAGTATATTCATCCGCGCATCTCACTGACTGTATCAATATTGATGTTTTGGCGATGTCTATGAAGCTGTAACAACAATGCCAGACCAATACTTGCCTCTGCCGCCGCCAAACTGATTGCCAGAATATACATTATCTGACCATCCGTTTGACCCCAAAAGCTACCACCGACAACAAATGCCAGCGCAGCTGCATTAATCATAATTTCTAGTCCGATCAACATAAACAACAGGTTGCGGCGAAGTACTAAGCAGGTAAAACCTAACACAAACAGTACCGCAGCCAAGATCAAACCATGTTGAAGAGGTATCATTTTTGCTCCCCTGCGTTTTCGTTTTCGACGAGATCATCATGGCTCTTATCACGACCAATGTGGTAAGCAACAATCAATCCAGACAATAAGAGAACAGATGCTAACTCAACAGCCAGAATATAAGGCCCAAATAAGCTAATACCGACCTCTTTCGCGCCAATCACCTCTCCAGCAATTTCGCCGTGAGTGACACTACTAATGGCGTAAATTAACACGACTAATAGCGTCAGAGATAAAAGCGCAGGCCCAATCCAAAACTTCGGTTGTAGCCACTTTTTCTCTTGATCAACAACGGATTTACCTAAGTTGAGCATCATCACCACGAAAACGAATAACACCATAATGGCGCCAGCGTAAACAATGATTTCTAATGCACCAGCAAAATAGGCGCCTAACGAGAAGAAAACCACAGAGAGCGCAATCAATGAAATCACTAAGTACAACAAGGCGTGTACAGGATTGGTATGAGTGATCACTCTCAATGTTGCAAGGATGGCAATCAGCCCCGCGATGTAAAATGCAAATTCCATGAATATCGCTCCTTACGGTAACAGGCTTTTGACATCAATAGGTTTAGCTTCATCATCCGCATCACCTTTATCTTTGCCGTTAATCGCCATACCTGTTTTACGGTAAAAGTTATATTCAGGATATTTGCCTGGCCCTGAAATCAACAGATCGTCTTTTTCATAAACCAAATCCTGACGCTTAAACTCACCCATTTCAAAATCGGGCGTTAATTGTAACGCCGTTGTTGGGCAAGCTTCTTCACATAAACCGCAGAAAATACAGCGAGAAAAGTTGATACGGAAAAACTC is from Proteus columbae and encodes:
- a CDS encoding alpha-xenorhabdolysin family binary toxin subunit A, translating into MDTTTFEHVDKIIETSDIPKVALGLILGIDIEDGRLPGIVTSHDLIKIKSYVNKALSLPYKIDDVIKFIHYSKINESQLSPDNILSLFIQIREHAFEWNQIEYAIKQQAIDLEIMGREITSTGENVILFISQMPLLAKISTIINDISEQELKNIRYTSQDKEVSTQLIHILESMKEDIENERDKTIKIKDSLSTFRSKIMGGKDSQNVNHHSIYHDILNKKRFINEFYTDNSRSLIEERDLLVEEIEMLKDEYKHYIGLAFTGLAIGIIGVIITGGIFGAKAEAIRKKKNELIQKVKEINADIDIYEGLSLHLNTFYIELSEIEQFIEDANMALEHIEYVWQAILTEIETSITHFNKINNALELIKFSIYLEKIIAPWYMVIGYSKEILLSFDDALSTFYSSKD
- the nuoL gene encoding NADH-quinone oxidoreductase subunit L, which encodes MNILYLTILLPLLGFLLLAFSRGRWSENVSAWIGTGSVGLSALVALWAGMDFFANGQETYVLTLWNWMSAGNFNIPFTLVLDGLSLTMLGVITGVGFLIHMYASWYMRGEEGYSRFFAYTNLFIASMVVLVLADNMMLMYMGWEGVGLCSYLLIGFYYSNPANGAAAMKAFIVTRIGDVFLAIGMFILFDQLGTLSFREMAVLAPEQLAVGSSVINWAMLMVLGGAVGKSAQLPLQTWLADAMAGPTPVSALIHAATMVTAGVYLVARSNALFLMAPEVLELVGIIGAVTLVLAGFAALVQTDIKRILAYSTMSQIGYMFLALGAQAWDAAIFHLMTHAFFKALLFLSAGSVIVACHHEQNIFKMGGLRKKIPFVYACFLIGGGALAALPLLTAGFFSKDEILWGAYSNGHFNLMLAGLVGALFTSLYTFRLIFIVFHGETKTEAHQVKGFAHTFPLAVLALLSTFIGALITQPLGAVFPEGSASHEGKYVLEALSGVVAIVGVAIAAWLYLKQRQCVSKVANTRTGRFFSTWWFHAWGFDALYEVLFVKPYKGAAWLIQNDPVNQFFNLFGCLLKGTNKGLSFSENGLARWYAASLGLGAVLVIALLLLV
- the nuoN gene encoding NADH-quinone oxidoreductase subunit NuoN, which translates into the protein MTITPEQLIAMLPLLIVGLTVVVVMLSIAWRRDHFTIATLTATGFIIALGSLYYVNALGVVDVTTLYHVDGYSSFFTALVILSGIGTIAFAYPWLEGYQDNKEEFYLLIAIAVVGGILLSSAHHFASMFIGIELLTLPLFGLIGYAFQQRPSLEAGIKYMLLSAAASSFLLFGMALLYAEAGDLSFAAMGQSLSDSNIHKPLVLAGLGMMLVGIGFKLSLFPFQLWTPDVYQGAPAPTGAFLATASKIGIFAVVMRLFLDAPAADSETLRMILGFMAIASILFGNIMALTQKSVKRLLGYSSVSHLGYLLVALIVLQYSPVLAQETAEIYLAGYLFASLGAFGAIAVASSPYREGEMDSLEDYRGLFWRRPVVAVVMSLMMLSLAGVPVTLGFIGKLYVIIAGISSSLWWLTGMVVLGSAIGLFYYLRAAAIVFLRKPDNDNTPAISTTSQNMAIFVALICAVVVIALGVWPQPLIELTNFAIIAPAIN
- the nuoJ gene encoding NADH-quinone oxidoreductase subunit J produces the protein MEFAFYIAGLIAILATLRVITHTNPVHALLYLVISLIALSVVFFSLGAYFAGALEIIVYAGAIMVLFVFVVMMLNLGKSVVDQEKKWLQPKFWIGPALLSLTLLVVLIYAISSVTHGEIAGEVIGAKEVGISLFGPYILAVELASVLLLSGLIVAYHIGRDKSHDDLVENENAGEQK
- a CDS encoding alpha-xenorhabdolysin family binary toxin subunit B; translated protein: MNHNEKPVNLEECFKHNQLFHAHRNILSLSNSKCYLDSTLEGEVNNLLETNNKNIERIIYFSLSLKSRLRQSLFNDIFKTINEIDNEIKTGNLDNEIKNKLEKKRKEIINIFSNEIDEIEKMINEHGHSLSIEINKLKNKFLTNKVMPFIYDKENDVKICSEEIITLESTSEKTKNELDIIRDSEDILHKRNFFDLFKNKLPQQQQIDVLNIETQEKNVLSSLVKILNNLFSTLDTGFSYSKVVKTRHQLTSLYLSQIKSLHQLKTKQQKILLNMKHHYNIMDIDYFLHILIKQLTFLSESWREIALKISILENNILLNEEIIIPIFSFLDDFSLYYESADKINIYQ
- the nuoI gene encoding NADH-quinone oxidoreductase subunit NuoI, with the protein product MTLKELLTGFGTQVRSIWMIGLHAFAKRETQMYPEEPVNVAPRYRGRIVLTRDPDGEERCVACNLCAAVCPVGCISLQKAEHEDGRWYPEFFRINFSRCIFCGLCEEACPTTALQLTPDFEMGEFKRQDLVYEKDDLLISGPGKYPEYNFYRKTGMAINGKDKGDADDEAKPIDVKSLLP
- the nuoM gene encoding NADH-quinone oxidoreductase subunit M, whose translation is MLLPWLILIPFIGGLLSWQAERIGSQVPRWVALLTMGLTLIISVQLWLQGDYQLLSADGAPRWTEFFFVPWIPALGINIQFALDGMSLLMTVLTAILGILAVLSSWNENQPSQGAFHFNLLWILAGVMGVFLATDLFLFFFFWEMMLIPMYFLISLWGHKGSSDKAHVSAATKFFIYTQASGLLMLLAIIGLAVAFYRETGIWTFNYDTLLQAHTVLGSELQFILMLGFFAAFAVKMPIVPVHGWLADAHAEAPTAGSVDLSGILLKTAAYGLLRFNLPLFPEASALLAPVAMWLGLITVFYAALLAFRQTDIKRLAAYSSISHMGFIVIAIYAGSVLAYQGAIIQMITNGLSAAGLFIMCGMLYERLGTRDMNQMGGLWKSIRFLPAFSLFFAVASLGMPGTGNFVGEFMILFGTYGNFKLITIISVFGLVFASVYALWMMQQAYYGSPKTAERTYKGLDLREFFILITLVVLLVILGFFPQPVLDTSISAMENLQTWYSASISTVRP
- the nuoK gene encoding NADH-quinone oxidoreductase subunit NuoK codes for the protein MIPLQHGLILAAVLFVLGFTCLVLRRNLLFMLIGLEIMINAAALAFVVGGSFWGQTDGQIMYILAISLAAAEASIGLALLLQLHRHRQNINIDTVSEMRG